The Mycoplasmopsis mustelae genome includes a window with the following:
- a CDS encoding phosphotransferase has product MQKIEVGHTNESYRDGDKFIQFKKYNNFNHKIDYALLKELNFVPKLLKNDEKSLSWEFIESQPIDFSDADLKQIAENFKTLHNSNLKFPKTNHAARVKEYRRKIREKGLKIDVLDQYYKRINTILAKSLNNCPLHNDIYAANLIKDKQGKIYFIDWEYASMGDKHFDLAYFITGSFLTAQQEKTFLKYYENYWEEYLIQQKIFVYYLVILWLNEKDVKPFDDSYSIQKLKETVALYEYKKKNNLFKK; this is encoded by the coding sequence ATGCAAAAAATTGAAGTCGGACATACTAATGAATCATATCGTGATGGAGATAAATTCATCCAATTTAAAAAATACAATAATTTTAATCACAAAATAGATTATGCATTGTTAAAAGAATTAAATTTTGTTCCAAAATTACTAAAAAATGACGAAAAAAGTTTGTCCTGAGAATTTATTGAATCACAACCAATAGATTTTAGTGATGCAGATTTAAAGCAAATTGCTGAAAATTTTAAAACCTTGCATAATTCAAATTTAAAATTTCCTAAAACCAATCATGCTGCACGGGTAAAAGAATACCGTCGTAAAATCAGAGAAAAAGGTCTTAAAATTGATGTTTTAGATCAATATTACAAGCGTATTAACACTATTTTAGCTAAAAGCTTAAACAATTGTCCGCTTCATAATGATATTTATGCTGCAAATTTAATCAAAGACAAACAAGGTAAAATCTATTTTATTGATTGAGAATACGCGTCGATGGGAGATAAACACTTTGATTTAGCTTATTTTATTACTGGTTCGTTTTTAACCGCACAACAAGAAAAAACATTTTTGAAATACTATGAAAATTATTGAGAAGAATATTTAATTCAACAAAAAATTTTTGTATATTACTTAGTGATTTTATGATTAAATGAAAAAGATGTTAAACCTTTTGATGATAGTTATAGCATTCAAAAATTGAAGGAAACTGTTGCATTATATGAATATAAAAAGAAAAATAACTTATTTAAAAAATAA
- a CDS encoding phosphatidate cytidylyltransferase, translated as MNQIQTNKPKKLMSQRVIPAGILTIFLVVLCVIVRYSFYWSLPLYNSNITLFWAIRVIAILLVTVLAFWLFYELNNSYLSHKIFATIQSFFSLGLLFVGLPFFAQVITNTDTELKNSVFTYLIWSDWQSHLLLFVLVVIYFIFRTLIVKDIAIKELLIKTLSYFLSLLFLDIFLKVFLYLNTIESGIEFIVWFILIATFYDMGGFFGGWLFGGKVFAKKMAPIISPKKTWEGALVGYISSLIISFIFIYSYYAAAKSYQISSDIGSLINNLGTNGAAIIAFLTIAPILALVGDLYFSLIKRQLGVKDFSNILKGHGGLLDRVDSVSFVFFGWSLFALIL; from the coding sequence ATGAATCAAATCCAAACTAATAAACCAAAAAAATTAATGTCTCAAAGGGTTATTCCGGCAGGAATTTTAACCATATTTTTAGTTGTACTATGTGTTATAGTTCGTTATTCATTTTATTGGAGTTTACCACTATATAACAGTAATATTACACTATTTTGAGCGATTCGTGTTATAGCTATTTTATTAGTTACCGTTCTTGCTTTTTGGTTGTTTTATGAGTTGAATAATTCGTATTTGAGTCATAAAATTTTTGCAACTATTCAAAGTTTTTTTTCATTAGGTTTATTATTTGTAGGATTACCATTTTTTGCGCAAGTAATTACAAACACTGATACAGAACTTAAAAATAGTGTTTTTACTTACTTAATTTGAAGTGATTGACAAAGTCATCTTTTGCTGTTTGTATTAGTAGTTATATATTTCATCTTTAGAACCCTGATTGTAAAAGATATTGCAATTAAAGAACTTTTAATTAAAACATTAAGTTATTTTTTATCATTATTATTTTTAGATATCTTTCTTAAAGTATTTTTATATCTTAACACTATAGAATCCGGAATAGAATTTATTGTTTGATTTATCTTAATTGCAACTTTTTATGATATGGGTGGTTTTTTTGGTGGTTGATTGTTTGGAGGAAAGGTTTTTGCTAAAAAAATGGCACCTATTATTTCGCCGAAAAAAACTTGAGAAGGTGCTTTGGTTGGATATATTAGTTCCTTAATTATTTCATTTATTTTTATTTATTCATATTATGCTGCCGCAAAAAGTTATCAAATTAGCAGTGATATTGGTTCGTTAATTAACAATTTAGGAACTAATGGAGCTGCAATTATTGCTTTTTTAACCATTGCTCCGATTTTAGCCTTGGTAGGTGATTTATATTTTTCATTAATCAAACGACAACTAGGTGTCAAAGATTTTTCTAATATTTTAAAAGGGCACGGTGGGCTTTTAGATCGTGTTGATAGTGTTAGTTTTGTCTTTTTTGGTTGAAGTTTATTCGCATTAATTTTATAA
- a CDS encoding PolC-type DNA polymerase III — MGFYKDQSFANFANEINLGYIEAYEEAYITEFRELNKQHNHQRIIEVNLHLQYAPKVSDFLKLLYALKRNRGLKYQVVFTVYDYVIDAPMFREYIMTIITEKAKFNKFKNLYQLLIEKPTFLYVNHDSQDWYIFYDDFSLQSEINEAVEFLTKKMHEFGYLKFKIWAKWHEKEVIDNSPEVDLSEVYNKLKAEQTKVIITQNSNSKYRKANRKEYFKTTISEIANFDTNRENHPISFEGLIYKTDVIERTNLKIYKYNITDLTDAISATQFVSVNDFDYIKPFNVDDYVKINGMVTFSQVGSELKKSVKIDVITKIESPFTSRTDEAVIKRVELNTKSKMNAMDSVFDVSNIVKIAKQFGHKAVAVMDSNSVQSFPKFVAEAKKAGIKPIYGASFDMIDSNNQIILTQSFNKEADLLAAEYVVFDIETTSLSPKLGEIIEFGATIIKNTKQVKSEQFFIKSKQPLSQFTKNLTNITQEMIDQEGLQLNVALDKIYEILNNKVAVAHNANFDMHFIFQKFIDAKRPLPNTIFLDSLMVSRILFSEKNKHSLGDFCKYFDINYDSQVAHRADYDAEILSRAFVQALYKFKENNVITFDDLYNYLPDAKNFYRRIRAINSQYSIIVKNQDGLRDLFKLISLTLTQRFWGQPKLFYTDIKKNKNLLIGSGGLKGELIYALLYSSDIKINEIIDRCDYIEIPHIDALKHYYQKSEYSKAEIESLLNELIQLAISKNKIIVAISDSRYENQGDQIYYKNLVYTKGLGGSRHFLLRTKNSEKEQDSTFEDETKRDKVKKIDMTVVPDLYFLTTKEMLDGFAFLNNPQLAYDIVIKNTNLIADMIDEDIVVIKDKLYPPVFDNSKTKLKNLVYQTAKEKYGENLPEIIQQRIKSELNPILEYNFDVIYWISHILVKKSLDNGYLVGSRGSVGSSLVATLAGITEVNPLPPHYICDNCKYFELVANPPTTSGFDLDDKHCPKCNFLMDKDGNSIPFETFLGFKADKVPDIDLNFSGDYQKNIHDEIKLIFGEDKTFRAGTISTIKGKTGFGYIKKVCEEFGFNYSNDFIDFLSSKLEDVKRTTGQHPGGIIIIPNQFIVEDFTPINYPADDVSLDWKTTHFDYRAIHDNIIKFDILGHVDPTAIRMLENLTGINVKTDIPKKDPKVMSLFSTTEAMSITPAHLGGESTGALGLPEFGTAFVRKMLHDAQPRSFADLISLSGLSHGTDVWKGNAQDLIKKEGMKLNEVISCRDDIMNFLIQIGVEPLYAFNIMEKVRKGKGLTSDEETHLKACNVPEWAIHSMKLIKYMFPKAHATAYVLMAWRVAWFKLYKPLEYYATYFSTRVEEFELETLINDTEITKINRRITELNALKDPKVNEKELLTTLEIARECYARGFKIANINLKTSKAKEWVIDYQNKCLIPPFTSIKNLGLSAAEKIIIARDERDFLSKEDFKIRSGINQTLFKKIEEFGILDHLSENDQMKLF; from the coding sequence ATGGGTTTTTATAAGGATCAATCGTTTGCAAATTTTGCAAATGAAATTAATTTAGGTTATATAGAAGCATACGAAGAAGCTTATATTACCGAGTTTAGAGAATTAAATAAGCAACACAATCACCAACGCATTATCGAAGTTAATTTACACTTACAATACGCTCCTAAAGTAAGTGATTTTTTAAAACTTTTATATGCTTTAAAAAGAAATCGTGGACTAAAATATCAAGTTGTTTTTACAGTTTATGATTATGTGATTGATGCCCCAATGTTTCGTGAATATATAATGACAATCATTACTGAAAAAGCAAAATTTAATAAATTTAAAAACTTATATCAGTTATTAATTGAAAAACCTACATTTCTATATGTAAATCACGATAGTCAAGACTGATATATCTTTTATGATGATTTTTCGTTGCAGTCTGAAATTAACGAAGCAGTTGAATTTTTAACTAAAAAAATGCACGAATTTGGATATCTTAAATTTAAAATATGAGCAAAATGACATGAAAAAGAAGTTATAGACAACAGTCCAGAAGTTGACCTATCAGAAGTTTATAACAAGCTCAAAGCTGAACAAACTAAAGTGATTATTACGCAAAATTCAAATTCTAAATACCGTAAAGCTAATCGAAAAGAGTATTTTAAAACTACTATCTCAGAGATTGCCAATTTTGATACAAATCGCGAAAATCACCCGATTAGTTTTGAAGGATTAATTTATAAAACCGATGTTATAGAACGTACGAATTTAAAAATTTATAAATACAATATTACTGATTTAACTGACGCTATTTCTGCCACTCAATTTGTTAGTGTTAATGATTTTGATTATATTAAACCTTTTAATGTTGATGACTATGTAAAAATTAATGGTATGGTTACTTTTTCGCAAGTAGGTAGCGAGCTAAAAAAAAGTGTGAAAATCGATGTTATTACTAAAATTGAATCTCCATTTACCAGTCGCACCGATGAAGCAGTAATCAAACGAGTTGAATTAAACACAAAATCTAAAATGAATGCAATGGATAGTGTTTTTGATGTTAGTAATATTGTCAAAATTGCTAAACAATTTGGTCACAAAGCTGTGGCAGTAATGGATTCTAATAGTGTGCAATCGTTTCCTAAATTTGTTGCAGAAGCAAAAAAAGCTGGTATTAAACCTATTTATGGGGCGAGTTTTGATATGATTGATTCAAATAACCAAATTATTTTAACTCAATCATTTAATAAAGAAGCAGATTTATTGGCTGCTGAATATGTGGTATTTGATATTGAAACTACATCATTATCACCAAAATTAGGTGAAATTATTGAGTTTGGTGCAACAATTATTAAAAATACCAAACAAGTCAAGAGCGAACAATTTTTTATCAAAAGCAAACAACCACTTTCACAATTCACAAAAAATCTTACTAACATAACTCAAGAAATGATAGATCAAGAAGGTCTACAATTAAATGTTGCTTTAGATAAAATTTATGAAATTTTAAATAATAAAGTGGCTGTTGCACATAATGCAAATTTTGATATGCATTTTATTTTTCAAAAGTTTATTGATGCAAAAAGACCCTTACCAAATACTATATTTTTAGATTCATTGATGGTCTCTAGGATACTGTTTAGTGAAAAAAACAAACACTCTTTAGGAGATTTCTGTAAATATTTTGATATTAATTATGATTCTCAAGTAGCTCACCGAGCAGATTATGATGCTGAAATTTTATCTCGGGCATTTGTACAAGCTTTATATAAATTTAAAGAAAATAATGTGATTACGTTTGATGATTTATACAACTATCTCCCTGATGCCAAAAACTTTTATCGTCGCATTCGCGCGATCAACAGTCAATATAGTATTATTGTAAAAAACCAAGATGGATTACGTGATTTATTTAAATTAATTTCGCTAACTTTAACTCAAAGATTTTGAGGTCAACCAAAACTTTTTTACACCGATATTAAAAAAAATAAAAATCTTTTAATTGGTTCTGGTGGTTTAAAGGGAGAATTGATTTATGCACTACTTTATTCATCAGATATTAAAATTAATGAAATTATTGATCGTTGTGATTATATTGAAATTCCACATATTGACGCACTTAAGCATTACTATCAAAAATCTGAATACAGCAAAGCCGAGATAGAAAGTTTATTAAATGAACTAATTCAATTAGCCATCTCAAAAAATAAAATAATAGTTGCAATCAGCGATAGTCGTTATGAAAATCAAGGTGATCAAATTTATTATAAAAACTTAGTGTATACTAAGGGTTTAGGTGGAAGTCGTCATTTCTTATTGCGCACTAAAAACAGCGAAAAAGAACAAGATAGTACTTTTGAAGATGAAACTAAAAGAGATAAAGTCAAAAAAATTGATATGACTGTGGTCCCGGATTTATACTTTTTAACAACCAAAGAAATGTTGGATGGATTTGCATTTTTAAACAATCCGCAGTTAGCTTATGATATTGTGATAAAAAATACCAATTTAATTGCTGATATGATTGATGAGGATATTGTTGTTATCAAAGATAAATTATATCCACCAGTCTTTGATAATTCAAAAACTAAATTAAAAAATTTAGTTTATCAAACTGCAAAGGAAAAATACGGTGAAAATTTACCAGAAATTATTCAGCAACGTATCAAAAGCGAATTAAACCCAATTTTGGAGTATAATTTTGACGTAATTTACTGAATTTCACATATTTTAGTAAAAAAATCTTTGGATAATGGTTACTTAGTAGGAAGTCGTGGTAGTGTTGGTTCATCCTTGGTTGCTACCTTAGCCGGAATTACTGAAGTTAATCCATTACCACCACATTATATTTGTGATAATTGTAAATATTTTGAATTAGTTGCTAATCCACCAACTACATCAGGGTTTGATTTAGATGACAAACACTGTCCAAAGTGTAATTTTTTAATGGATAAAGACGGCAACTCAATTCCTTTTGAGACATTTTTAGGTTTTAAAGCAGATAAAGTTCCGGATATAGACTTAAATTTTTCGGGAGACTACCAAAAAAATATTCACGATGAAATTAAATTAATTTTTGGCGAGGATAAAACTTTCCGCGCTGGTACGATATCTACAATAAAAGGAAAGACTGGGTTTGGATATATTAAAAAAGTTTGTGAAGAATTCGGTTTTAATTATTCTAATGATTTTATTGATTTTTTATCAAGCAAATTAGAAGATGTCAAACGCACCACGGGTCAGCATCCGGGCGGGATTATTATTATTCCTAACCAATTTATTGTTGAGGATTTTACTCCAATTAATTATCCAGCTGATGATGTAAGTTTGGATTGAAAAACTACACACTTTGACTATCGTGCAATTCACGATAATATTATTAAATTCGATATTTTAGGACATGTTGATCCGACCGCAATCCGGATGTTAGAAAATCTAACCGGAATCAATGTTAAAACTGATATACCAAAAAAAGATCCAAAGGTTATGTCGTTATTTTCAACGACAGAAGCAATGAGCATTACTCCAGCACATTTAGGTGGAGAAAGTACGGGTGCTTTAGGTCTACCAGAATTCGGCACTGCTTTTGTGCGTAAAATGTTACATGATGCACAACCACGAAGTTTTGCGGATTTAATTTCTTTATCAGGTCTTTCGCATGGTACGGATGTTTGAAAAGGAAACGCGCAAGATTTAATTAAAAAAGAAGGTATGAAGTTAAATGAAGTAATATCATGTCGTGATGATATTATGAACTTTTTAATTCAAATCGGTGTAGAACCTCTCTATGCCTTTAATATAATGGAAAAAGTTCGTAAAGGAAAAGGTTTAACTTCTGATGAAGAAACACATTTAAAAGCTTGCAATGTTCCAGAGTGAGCCATCCATAGTATGAAGTTGATTAAATATATGTTTCCGAAAGCTCATGCTACAGCGTATGTTTTGATGGCTTGACGTGTTGCTTGATTTAAGTTGTATAAACCTTTGGAATATTATGCAACCTATTTTTCAACCCGTGTTGAGGAATTTGAATTAGAAACGTTAATTAATGATACTGAAATTACTAAAATTAATCGTAGAATCACAGAATTAAACGCTTTAAAAGATCCAAAAGTAAATGAAAAAGAGTTATTAACTACGCTAGAAATAGCCCGTGAGTGCTATGCACGTGGTTTTAAAATCGCAAATATTAATTTAAAGACTTCAAAAGCTAAAGAATGAGTTATTGATTATCAAAATAAGTGTTTAATTCCTCCGTTTACATCGATTAAAAACCTAGGTCTTTCGGCAGCAGAAAAAATTATTATCGCTCGTGATGAAAGAGATTTCTTATCTAAAGAGGATTTTAAAATCAGAAGCGGAATTAATCAAACCCTTTTTAAAAAAATTGAAGAATTTGGGATTTTAGATCACCTTTCAGAGAATGATCAAATGAAACTTTTTTAA
- a CDS encoding transcription antitermination factor NusB: MQKKNILSRRNNRLKNIAVIYKRELLEIDYDIVELTKEFNLNQEQIEHLLIVIKWDKFNKTILSKLLNENWSLDRLSPLIKAIILNACVEFWNIEPKIVINEAIEITKDYFGKPNELISGKSNDENLYQFVNGVLENFYKLLIKFESESKNVK, from the coding sequence ATGCAAAAAAAAAATATATTATCTAGACGTAACAATCGTTTAAAAAATATCGCAGTAATTTATAAACGCGAATTACTAGAGATAGACTATGATATTGTAGAATTAACTAAGGAATTTAATTTAAATCAAGAGCAGATTGAACATCTTTTAATCGTTATTAAATGAGATAAATTTAATAAAACTATTTTATCAAAATTACTAAATGAAAATTGATCATTAGATCGTTTAAGCCCTTTAATTAAAGCTATTATTTTAAATGCTTGTGTAGAATTTTGAAATATTGAACCTAAAATCGTTATTAATGAAGCGATTGAAATTACTAAAGATTATTTTGGTAAACCAAACGAATTAATTTCCGGTAAATCTAATGATGAAAATTTATATCAATTTGTAAATGGAGTCTTAGAAAATTTTTATAAATTATTGATTAAATTTGAATCAGAAAGTAAAAATGTTAAATAA
- a CDS encoding aminotransferase class V-fold PLP-dependent enzyme — MKNQSIRKHFPILKEITYFDSAALVLKPKIAADAIYDFYTKTSISSRTADTPLGNLVNQKIETVRKKVADLLDAKSEEIIFTSGTTESINLFVNMLAQLLTPNDIILLDTHNHSSNMIPWIEIAKKTHSKILISDDILKDINLHNNIKIIAFAQENNTFYKNYDLNKIKDIATAKNILIFNDAAQAICHQKVSLQICDVIVFSTNKFYGPTGMGVLAVQKTLLKQLKPVKFGGGSVNEIKINGEWSLKQTIAAFEPGTPDLAGFFMFDKAIDFFNSIGYQKTKYILQKLSIYLHQRLSELPNITIASKPGDYIALINVKGINAQDVAGYLGKKNIYTIAGIFCTPYLRNIDYEYSYLRISLGIYNNFEDIDKLIDALANGGDFYGF, encoded by the coding sequence ATGAAAAATCAATCCATCCGAAAACATTTTCCTATTTTAAAAGAAATTACATATTTTGATAGTGCTGCGTTAGTGTTAAAACCAAAAATTGCTGCTGATGCAATTTATGATTTTTATACTAAAACTTCAATATCTTCGAGAACCGCAGATACTCCATTAGGAAATTTGGTAAACCAAAAAATTGAAACAGTCCGCAAAAAAGTTGCAGATTTATTAGACGCTAAGAGTGAAGAAATTATTTTTACTAGTGGAACCACCGAAAGTATTAACTTATTCGTGAATATGTTGGCACAACTTTTAACACCAAATGATATTATTTTATTAGACACACATAATCATTCATCTAATATGATTCCTTGAATAGAAATTGCTAAAAAAACTCATAGTAAAATATTAATTAGCGACGATATTTTAAAAGACATTAATTTGCATAATAATATTAAGATTATAGCTTTTGCCCAAGAAAATAATACCTTTTATAAAAACTATGATTTAAATAAAATCAAAGATATCGCTACAGCAAAAAATATTTTAATTTTTAACGATGCTGCACAAGCTATTTGTCACCAAAAAGTTTCATTACAAATTTGCGATGTTATAGTCTTTAGCACCAATAAGTTTTATGGACCAACCGGAATGGGGGTTTTAGCAGTGCAAAAAACACTACTAAAACAACTAAAACCTGTAAAATTTGGTGGTGGAAGTGTAAATGAAATTAAAATTAACGGTGAATGAAGTTTAAAACAAACAATCGCTGCTTTTGAACCCGGAACACCAGATTTGGCTGGATTTTTTATGTTTGATAAAGCAATAGATTTTTTTAATTCTATTGGTTATCAAAAAACCAAATATATTCTTCAAAAACTTTCAATTTACCTACATCAAAGACTCTCTGAATTACCAAATATTACCATTGCAAGTAAGCCTGGTGATTACATTGCTTTAATTAATGTAAAAGGAATTAACGCACAAGACGTAGCTGGATATCTAGGTAAGAAAAATATTTATACAATTGCCGGAATTTTTTGTACTCCTTATCTTAGAAATATTGATTATGAATATTCGTATTTACGTATTTCATTGGGAATTTATAATAATTTTGAAGATATAGATAAATTAATTGATGCATTAGCAAATGGAGGTGATTTTTATGGATTTTAA
- a CDS encoding iron-sulfur cluster assembly scaffold protein, which produces MDFNPNQARESIMSHYMHPQNKDSNLNEYQTFFSTSCSDTLKIQLTWEGEVLNDAKFDGNGCAPFVAATDMFLNLVKNKTKTEIKELATLFSNFVKGQQLNESELQKIKNLWVFYNIKSQPNRISCSLLITQVFDDV; this is translated from the coding sequence ATGGATTTTAATCCAAACCAAGCGCGTGAAAGTATAATGTCACATTATATGCATCCACAAAACAAAGATTCAAACCTAAATGAATATCAAACTTTTTTTAGTACTAGTTGTTCTGATACTTTAAAAATTCAACTAACTTGAGAAGGCGAAGTTTTAAATGATGCAAAATTTGATGGAAATGGTTGTGCTCCATTTGTTGCCGCTACTGATATGTTTTTAAATTTGGTTAAAAATAAAACTAAAACTGAAATTAAAGAATTAGCTACTTTATTTAGCAATTTTGTTAAAGGTCAGCAATTAAACGAATCTGAATTACAAAAAATCAAAAATTTATGAGTTTTTTATAATATCAAAAGTCAACCTAATCGCATTAGTTGTAGTTTGCTAATTACACAAGTATTTGATGATGTTTAG
- a CDS encoding Y-family DNA polymerase, producing MFRPYIFHIDFDCYFVSAIRALKPNLKNKPIAIANKHPNAVAISVSYDLRDKGIRAGWKVSKILQLEPKTIIEQPRFDLYITTSNAIFRHLKKYYAKQFEIGSIDECYLLIPENIDNDEKAMNYAQKIQTDVYQNFSIPITIGISKTKFYAKMTTNYFKPNKIGLTNESNYQERFFNLDIIEYHGIGKRLSERFKDMQINTIGDLYQLTPGDIRLTTIFRTAGIKFLQQLDFFQNNDTFQSTSDIKGISRDITFHKKEIDTDFITKNIEMQAEKVSQSLQRIYKVGNLISFGIRTFEQGWIIKHQKISEHIDKATEIAKICIQMYYDYFINHKIIGISIRISELINSFENFRNLSILQQNKPSKSNYVVDQIIYKVNTTLKQKSLKTLADYNIDRIKKRRGQSDQIEVGVFKR from the coding sequence ATGTTTAGACCATATATTTTTCATATTGATTTTGATTGTTATTTTGTTAGTGCAATTCGTGCTTTAAAACCTAATTTGAAAAACAAACCAATTGCAATCGCAAACAAACATCCTAACGCCGTAGCAATTTCTGTAAGTTATGATTTAAGAGACAAAGGAATCAGAGCAGGTTGAAAAGTTTCAAAAATTCTACAACTAGAACCTAAAACTATCATCGAACAGCCACGCTTTGATTTATACATCACTACATCGAACGCTATTTTTAGACATCTTAAAAAATATTATGCAAAGCAGTTTGAAATTGGTTCTATCGATGAATGTTATTTATTAATCCCAGAAAATATAGATAATGATGAAAAAGCAATGAATTACGCACAAAAAATCCAAACTGATGTATATCAGAATTTTAGCATCCCGATAACAATTGGTATTTCTAAAACAAAGTTTTATGCAAAAATGACAACCAACTATTTTAAACCTAACAAAATTGGTTTAACAAATGAAAGTAACTATCAAGAACGTTTTTTTAACTTAGATATCATAGAATACCACGGAATCGGAAAGCGTTTATCTGAGCGTTTTAAAGATATGCAAATTAACACTATCGGTGATTTATATCAACTTACTCCAGGCGATATTCGTCTAACTACAATTTTTCGGACAGCCGGAATTAAATTTTTACAACAATTAGATTTTTTTCAAAATAACGATACATTTCAAAGTACTTCTGATATCAAAGGGATAAGTCGCGATATTACTTTTCATAAAAAAGAAATAGATACCGACTTTATTACCAAAAACATTGAAATGCAAGCCGAAAAAGTTTCACAAAGTTTACAAAGAATTTATAAAGTAGGAAATTTAATATCCTTTGGAATTCGTACTTTTGAGCAAGGTTGAATTATCAAACATCAAAAAATAAGTGAACACATAGATAAGGCTACAGAAATTGCTAAAATTTGCATTCAAATGTATTATGATTATTTTATAAACCATAAAATAATTGGAATTAGTATTCGAATTTCAGAGTTAATTAATTCTTTCGAAAACTTTCGTAATTTAAGTATTTTACAACAAAATAAACCCAGTAAATCCAATTATGTAGTAGATCAAATTATCTATAAAGTGAATACTACTTTAAAACAAAAAAGTTTAAAAACTCTTGCTGATTATAATATTGATCGCATTAAAAAAAGAAGGGGACAGTCAGATCAAATCGAGGTCGGTGTCTTCAAGAGGTAA
- a CDS encoding nicotinate-nucleotide adenylyltransferase, producing MKIGIFGGSFNPIHKGHIKLARYAIKYLHLDKLLLVPTYVSPFKTKTNLIKPIHKVEMIKLVLEEKMELCDFEIKQNSVSYTFQTLKYLKHKYPNDELFLLIGSDNLSKLHKWKNIDLIAELSQIVIFKRETKINKTNFKKYHCLLLDNPILKYSSTDFKKGNCSLIDDRVLNYIQAHGLYLEKILHNTLSALRAKHSVATAEFAVQLAKKNNYSAKDAYIAGLMHDITKEWDVQKSLEFIKKYQPDFNEKNPAFYHQICGYLWLKYHYKLQNNEILQAIRYHTEMHDNMSMLDKIIFVADKICQGRKFEGIQKIRQLALENLDQGFKAVVERTYQWNKAKKVNFSDKSEKLYQKYINEE from the coding sequence ATGAAAATAGGAATTTTTGGTGGTTCATTCAATCCCATCCACAAAGGACACATCAAGCTGGCTCGCTATGCAATTAAGTATCTACATTTAGATAAGTTATTATTAGTTCCCACTTATGTTTCACCTTTTAAAACTAAAACTAATTTAATCAAACCAATCCATAAAGTTGAAATGATTAAATTAGTTTTAGAAGAGAAAATGGAACTATGTGATTTTGAAATCAAGCAAAATAGTGTATCTTACACATTTCAAACCTTAAAGTATCTCAAACATAAATATCCTAATGATGAATTATTTTTATTAATCGGTAGTGATAATTTATCTAAGTTGCATAAATGAAAAAATATCGATTTAATCGCAGAACTAAGTCAGATCGTAATTTTTAAACGTGAAACTAAAATTAATAAAACCAATTTTAAAAAGTATCACTGTTTGCTTTTAGATAATCCAATCTTAAAGTATTCATCCACAGATTTTAAAAAAGGTAATTGCTCTCTAATTGATGATAGAGTTTTAAATTACATCCAAGCGCATGGATTATATTTAGAAAAGATTTTACATAATACTTTAAGTGCGCTGCGTGCTAAACACTCTGTTGCAACCGCTGAATTTGCGGTTCAATTAGCAAAAAAAAATAACTATTCAGCTAAAGATGCTTACATCGCTGGTTTGATGCATGACATTACCAAAGAATGAGATGTACAAAAATCCTTAGAGTTTATTAAGAAATATCAACCTGATTTTAATGAGAAAAATCCTGCTTTTTACCACCAAATTTGCGGCTATTTATGATTAAAATATCATTATAAACTTCAAAATAACGAAATCTTACAAGCCATTAGATATCACACCGAAATGCACGATAATATGTCAATGTTAGATAAAATTATCTTTGTAGCTGATAAGATTTGTCAGGGACGTAAATTTGAAGGAATACAAAAAATTCGTCAATTAGCGTTAGAAAATTTAGATCAAGGTTTTAAAGCAGTTGTTGAACGCACATATCAATGAAACAAAGCAAAAAAAGTAAATTTTAGTGATAAATCTGAAAAACTTTATCAAAAATATATCAATGAGGAATAA